A genomic region of Persephonella marina EX-H1 contains the following coding sequences:
- a CDS encoding JDVT-CTERM system glutamic-type intramembrane protease: protein MYSAFTLYILLVLLLSLTYFNSLFFYASFFVLISPLIFKDLKELGLKNYRSGILYGSLLSSVYLPFIWNSISIQNFYQSGQVFAEEIFFRGYLLSTVPVKNIHLRNITVSVLFSLPHVIINPDILSVLTFFPSLIFGYLYIRSGSVIAPFIFHLFSNIFFQQYLIHKL from the coding sequence ATGTATTCAGCTTTTACGCTTTATATACTGCTGGTATTACTGCTATCACTTACATATTTTAACAGCCTATTTTTCTATGCCTCCTTCTTTGTTCTTATCTCCCCTCTTATCTTTAAGGATCTAAAAGAGTTAGGCTTAAAAAACTACAGATCCGGAATATTGTATGGGTCGTTGTTGTCTTCTGTATATCTCCCTTTTATATGGAATAGTATCTCAATACAAAATTTCTATCAGTCAGGACAGGTTTTTGCAGAGGAGATATTTTTTAGAGGTTATCTTTTATCCACAGTACCGGTAAAGAATATTCATCTCCGGAATATCACAGTCTCCGTCCTTTTTTCCTTACCTCACGTTATCATAAATCCAGATATACTGAGTGTTCTCACCTTCTTCCCCTCTCTGATATTTGGATATCTTTATATCAGATCTGGTTCGGTTATAGCTCCATTTATATTTCATCTTTTTTCAAACATTTTCTTTCAACAGTACCTTATTCATA
- the mnmG gene encoding tRNA uridine-5-carboxymethylaminomethyl(34) synthesis enzyme MnmG, with translation MVYDLEYDVVVIGGGHAGIEAALASAKLGVKTALITLDKEKVGLMPCNPAIGGIAKGIVVREIDAFGGEMGKAIDATGIQFKTLNTRKGPAVRSPRAQADKEEYRKYMVNKVLNTENLTVIEGEATDIYLKESSYEVEGVEVDRRLKIRAKSVVVTTGTFLDGVIHIGDKRIPAGRMDEKPSTKLPDFYRKLGFPLQRFKTGTPARLDKRTIDFSGLEEAPGDEPAPKFSFWTDPEHSYWFRKNQKEQIPCYITYTTPETHRIIRENLHRTALYGGAIKGIGPRYCPSIEDKIVKFENKERHTVWLEPETKNGISIYPNGLSTSLPEEVQWEMYRSIPGLENVVLLKPAYAIEYDIVPPTELYPTLETKRVKGLYHAGNFNGTTGYEEAAGQGLVAGINAALRALGKEPFYIRRDEAYIGVMIDDLTTKGVIEPYRLFTSRSEYRLHLRQDNPVLRLYRKAYNLGMLSYEQFKAVEEIEKEIGRWLDIYRNERRKIVSKGETRSVSAYDLLKRPDIDVNKLKEYGFETPESDYVAEEIDINVKYSGYFERERKMNEKMRYLENIKIPEDIDYSQIAGLTKEVVQKLTAAKPLTLGHAARLEGITPAAITAIMIHLQKLKRLKA, from the coding sequence ATGGTATATGACCTTGAGTATGATGTTGTTGTTATAGGTGGTGGTCATGCTGGTATTGAGGCTGCCCTTGCCTCTGCAAAGCTCGGGGTGAAGACTGCCCTTATCACATTAGATAAAGAAAAAGTAGGTCTTATGCCTTGTAATCCAGCTATAGGTGGTATTGCAAAAGGTATTGTTGTAAGGGAGATTGATGCTTTCGGCGGTGAGATGGGAAAGGCGATTGATGCTACAGGTATCCAGTTTAAAACCTTAAACACAAGAAAAGGTCCAGCTGTAAGATCACCGAGGGCACAGGCTGACAAGGAAGAGTACAGAAAGTATATGGTTAATAAGGTTCTAAACACAGAGAATCTCACAGTTATTGAAGGTGAGGCTACAGATATTTATCTGAAAGAGAGCAGTTACGAAGTTGAAGGTGTTGAGGTAGATAGAAGATTAAAGATCAGAGCCAAGTCTGTTGTTGTTACAACAGGAACATTCCTCGATGGTGTTATTCATATAGGAGATAAAAGGATACCTGCAGGAAGAATGGACGAAAAACCATCAACAAAACTCCCTGATTTTTACAGAAAGCTTGGATTTCCCCTCCAGAGGTTCAAAACAGGAACACCTGCGAGACTTGATAAAAGAACGATTGATTTTTCAGGTCTTGAGGAAGCTCCAGGAGATGAACCTGCACCAAAGTTCTCATTCTGGACCGATCCAGAGCACTCATACTGGTTCAGAAAAAACCAGAAAGAGCAGATACCTTGCTACATAACATATACAACTCCAGAAACACACAGAATAATAAGGGAGAATTTACACAGAACAGCACTTTATGGCGGAGCTATAAAAGGTATAGGTCCCCGTTACTGTCCTTCAATAGAAGACAAGATAGTAAAGTTTGAGAACAAAGAGAGACATACAGTATGGCTTGAGCCTGAAACAAAGAACGGCATAAGTATATATCCAAACGGCCTTTCAACATCTCTACCTGAAGAAGTCCAGTGGGAGATGTACAGATCAATCCCGGGACTTGAGAATGTTGTATTACTAAAGCCTGCATACGCAATTGAGTATGATATAGTCCCACCAACTGAACTTTACCCAACACTTGAGACAAAGAGAGTAAAAGGTCTGTACCACGCAGGAAACTTTAATGGAACAACAGGATATGAAGAAGCAGCGGGACAGGGTCTTGTCGCAGGTATAAATGCTGCACTGAGGGCACTTGGTAAAGAACCGTTTTATATAAGAAGAGACGAGGCTTATATAGGTGTTATGATTGATGATCTCACAACAAAAGGTGTTATAGAGCCTTACAGACTTTTTACATCAAGATCAGAGTACAGACTTCATCTCAGACAGGACAATCCTGTTTTAAGACTTTACAGAAAGGCTTACAATCTCGGTATGCTGAGCTACGAGCAGTTTAAAGCTGTAGAAGAGATAGAGAAAGAGATAGGCAGATGGCTTGATATTTACAGAAATGAGAGAAGGAAGATAGTATCAAAAGGCGAGACAAGATCCGTTTCAGCTTATGATCTTTTAAAAAGACCTGATATAGATGTTAATAAACTTAAAGAGTACGGCTTTGAAACACCTGAGAGTGATTATGTGGCTGAAGAGATAGATATCAATGTTAAGTACTCAGGATACTTTGAAAGGGAAAGAAAGATGAATGAAAAGATGAGATATCTGGAGAACATAAAGATACCTGAAGATATAGACTACTCACAGATAGCCGGACTTACAAAAGAGGTAGTCCAGAAATTGACAGCTGCAAAACCTCTAACCCTCGGTCATGCTGCAAGACTTGAAGGGATAACTCCAGCGGCTATAACAGCTATAATGATACATCTCCAGAAGTTAAAAAGGTTGAAAGCCTGA
- a CDS encoding outer membrane beta-barrel protein translates to MFPFIIIFIMGLFLILPQQVFAIPAFARQYKVSCNTCHAAFPRLNSYGEQFADENYRMPNWRDTVLDTGDSMLALPKYVPLSIRAMAYAQVREGKYIDPVSGETEKADTDFQAPYMIKILSSAPLSDRISFYFYGILAEKGENGTVIVEDAWFSYSSIFNTGIDLMIGQFQISDLMFPRELRLTFQDYMIYRMAGITYDRGVIFSKGFDPVSIDLGLVNGNGIEENLKINSPGYKRPDHMFDNDRKKTAFGRIGVDIAGVSAGLFGLYGKQKTKLTTSAGTKSGSRYADKKIYGLDISGNVNDKVYYFFQYLYNDWGKYFDDTPNKKYQWWGVFAGVDYVYSDKVVLSVLYNYADAGDFDGTSTVYEGININTLTLTYSYYFMRNVKGIIEATYDFQSKDNDPDFVGHETKEGYILIGFDAAF, encoded by the coding sequence ATGTTTCCCTTTATTATCATCTTTATTATGGGACTTTTTTTGATTTTGCCCCAGCAGGTTTTTGCTATACCTGCATTTGCGAGACAGTACAAGGTTAGCTGTAACACATGTCATGCAGCATTTCCAAGGCTGAATAGCTATGGTGAACAGTTTGCAGATGAAAACTACAGAATGCCTAACTGGAGGGACACTGTTCTAGATACAGGCGACAGTATGCTCGCTCTACCTAAGTATGTTCCACTTTCAATAAGGGCTATGGCTTACGCTCAGGTAAGGGAAGGAAAGTATATAGATCCGGTCAGTGGTGAGACTGAAAAAGCTGACACAGACTTTCAGGCTCCGTATATGATAAAGATTCTTTCAAGTGCTCCACTTTCAGACAGAATATCCTTTTACTTTTACGGTATCTTAGCTGAGAAAGGAGAGAACGGAACTGTTATCGTTGAGGATGCGTGGTTCAGCTACTCAAGCATTTTCAATACAGGGATAGACCTTATGATAGGTCAGTTCCAGATATCAGATCTGATGTTCCCAAGGGAGCTCAGACTTACATTCCAGGATTATATGATATACAGAATGGCTGGAATAACCTATGATAGAGGAGTTATATTCAGTAAAGGCTTTGATCCAGTTTCCATAGATTTAGGTCTTGTGAACGGAAATGGGATTGAGGAAAACCTTAAGATAAACAGCCCGGGTTATAAAAGACCTGATCATATGTTTGATAATGACAGGAAGAAGACAGCATTCGGCAGGATCGGTGTAGATATAGCAGGTGTCTCAGCAGGTCTGTTCGGACTTTACGGTAAGCAAAAAACAAAGCTCACAACAAGTGCAGGAACAAAAAGTGGAAGCAGGTATGCGGATAAAAAGATATACGGGCTTGATATATCTGGAAATGTAAATGATAAGGTCTACTATTTCTTCCAGTATCTTTACAATGACTGGGGAAAGTACTTTGATGATACACCAAACAAAAAATACCAGTGGTGGGGTGTCTTCGCAGGAGTTGATTATGTCTACAGTGATAAAGTTGTTCTGTCTGTTCTGTATAACTATGCTGATGCTGGAGACTTTGACGGAACATCAACAGTTTATGAAGGTATAAATATAAACACATTAACACTCACATACTCATACTACTTTATGAGAAATGTTAAAGGTATTATTGAGGCAACATACGACTTCCAGTCAAAGGATAATGATCCTGATTTTGTAGGACATGAGACAAAGGAAGGATATATTCTGATAGGATTTGATGCTGCATTCTAA
- a CDS encoding DUF501 domain-containing protein: MLDLKRVCGSVKSIDVFRQDIVVWDKKRKIYVPQPTRFWILDRDIRAKISRLEEKGYIACFSEKISTDESLFSFFITLHEREIEERIKIFKEKYPQFLDDPRFSVLLDKNVGIGGIRDFKEKPFKVKCLHLWTAYHSGDKRFENPIGEFVLKNI, encoded by the coding sequence TTGTTAGATTTGAAAAGAGTATGTGGGAGCGTGAAGAGTATTGATGTTTTCAGACAGGATATAGTTGTATGGGATAAAAAAAGGAAGATCTATGTACCCCAGCCTACAAGATTCTGGATACTTGATAGGGATATAAGGGCAAAAATATCAAGACTTGAGGAGAAAGGCTATATAGCCTGCTTTTCTGAAAAGATAAGCACTGATGAGTCACTTTTCAGCTTTTTTATAACCTTACATGAAAGGGAGATCGAGGAAAGGATAAAGATTTTTAAAGAAAAGTATCCTCAGTTTCTAGACGATCCAAGATTTTCAGTCTTACTTGATAAAAATGTCGGTATCGGTGGTATAAGAGATTTCAAGGAAAAACCTTTTAAAGTAAAATGCCTCCACCTGTGGACAGCTTACCACAGTGGAGACAAAAGGTTTGAAAATCCTATTGGTGAGTTCGTTCTGAAGAATATTTAG
- a CDS encoding sensor domain-containing diguanylate cyclase — protein sequence MKSIRSKLLLRVAVLLFILFLVNQILEYKSFREVNINHVKNQSSVIAEIVRDSLTTLMEIGKIDKRDLFLSNIKLEHRNIEEIRVIRGDKVVQQYGEGSENEKPKTEAELKVLQTGIPYEKLEETFDKVSYVLILPYKAEPINRINCLKCHNVEAGAVLGAIYIKTDLTPVRSFTFANLIQTTFMSMFIFLMTTFVILRFFQPYTEFFSRLKRGLSKAKDGDFSERVFINTNDEAKEVADTYNETMDKLCNTLTAIENRVSYLIGGNINKSSNALKDTYMIVEELVKIYNFKKIVEKDASKEDIYLRLRKLMKDMNIQQYSIYEVDTENNKLIDIDEETKWCKDVVFLDADQCRVKRTGSEVVSEEYACVCPNFIKCENGEAEEFFTCIPIYVGGRVGIILQLIYDKESRVNIKNKLPFIEAYLREVAPVIEAKSYMEKLRKQSLVDQLTGLYNRRFLEELIPKLSQQTIRRKSTIGILMVDVDFFKQVNDQYGHDVGDTVLKRVADILNKSVREADIVVRYGGEEFIVLLVDVEKGKSVEIAEKIRKKVENMVIHTDGVTLKKTVSIGVSEFPHDSDRFWQCIKFADIALYRAKETGRNKVVRFEKSMWEREEY from the coding sequence ATGAAATCAATACGATCTAAATTACTGTTAAGAGTAGCTGTACTACTTTTTATACTGTTCCTTGTCAATCAGATACTTGAGTACAAAAGCTTCAGAGAGGTTAATATCAACCACGTTAAGAATCAGTCATCGGTTATAGCAGAGATAGTCAGAGACTCCCTCACAACACTTATGGAGATCGGGAAGATAGATAAAAGGGATCTATTTTTAAGTAATATAAAGCTTGAACATAGAAATATAGAGGAGATAAGGGTTATAAGGGGAGATAAAGTTGTTCAGCAGTATGGAGAAGGTTCTGAAAATGAAAAGCCAAAAACGGAAGCTGAACTGAAGGTTTTACAGACAGGAATACCCTACGAAAAACTTGAAGAGACCTTTGATAAAGTCAGCTATGTTCTCATACTTCCTTACAAGGCAGAGCCTATAAACAGGATAAACTGTCTTAAATGTCATAATGTAGAAGCTGGTGCCGTCTTAGGTGCTATATACATAAAAACAGATCTTACCCCTGTAAGATCCTTCACCTTTGCAAATCTTATACAGACAACATTCATGTCAATGTTTATATTCCTTATGACAACATTTGTTATCCTTAGATTCTTCCAGCCTTACACAGAGTTTTTCTCAAGACTGAAAAGAGGACTGAGCAAAGCTAAGGATGGAGATTTCTCAGAGAGAGTGTTTATAAACACAAACGACGAGGCTAAGGAAGTTGCTGATACATATAATGAAACAATGGATAAACTATGCAACACACTCACAGCCATAGAGAACAGGGTTTCATATCTTATCGGTGGAAATATTAACAAAAGCAGTAATGCACTGAAAGATACCTATATGATAGTTGAAGAGCTTGTTAAGATTTACAACTTTAAAAAGATTGTGGAAAAAGACGCATCAAAAGAGGATATCTATCTGAGACTTAGAAAGTTAATGAAAGATATGAATATACAGCAGTACTCTATCTATGAGGTAGATACAGAGAACAATAAACTGATAGATATAGACGAAGAGACAAAATGGTGTAAGGATGTTGTGTTCCTTGACGCTGATCAGTGTAGGGTGAAAAGAACAGGATCTGAGGTTGTTTCTGAGGAGTATGCATGTGTATGTCCTAACTTTATTAAATGTGAGAATGGAGAGGCTGAGGAGTTTTTCACATGTATTCCTATCTATGTTGGTGGTAGAGTTGGAATTATACTCCAGCTGATTTACGATAAGGAAAGCAGGGTTAATATAAAGAACAAGCTTCCATTCATTGAGGCTTACCTCAGAGAGGTTGCACCTGTTATTGAGGCAAAATCTTATATGGAAAAACTTAGAAAACAGTCACTTGTTGATCAGCTTACAGGACTGTACAATAGAAGATTCCTTGAGGAGCTCATACCAAAACTTTCACAGCAGACAATAAGAAGAAAATCAACAATAGGCATACTTATGGTTGATGTTGATTTCTTCAAACAGGTTAATGACCAGTACGGACATGATGTTGGAGATACGGTACTAAAAAGGGTTGCTGATATTCTGAATAAAAGTGTAAGAGAAGCTGATATTGTTGTCAGGTACGGTGGCGAAGAGTTTATAGTTTTACTTGTTGATGTGGAAAAAGGAAAATCTGTTGAGATAGCAGAGAAGATTAGAAAGAAGGTTGAAAATATGGTAATACACACAGATGGGGTTACATTAAAGAAAACGGTGAGTATAGGTGTTTCTGAGTTTCCTCATGATAGTGATAGATTCTGGCAGTGTATTAAATTTGCAGATATCGCACTTTACAGAGCCAAAGAAACAGGAAGAAATAAGGTTGTTAGATTTGAAAAGAGTATGTGGGAGCGTGAAGAGTATTGA
- the thpR gene encoding RNA 2',3'-cyclic phosphodiesterase — MFKKRIFIGSFIKLSNTKFYTRIKKDFGGITTGRWVPVQNFHITYRFIGDVTSKELEDIYSLLKNEINYPRTVSLNLKGVGAFPNISNPRVFFIKVEDSNGDLVEINNFIQDRLSVLGYKKEIKPFVPHITLKRLKGVKREDFVEKVKKYEDILFDTQESLEVNIIESILTPQGAVYKKILL, encoded by the coding sequence ATGTTTAAAAAAAGAATATTTATAGGTAGTTTTATCAAACTAAGTAATACTAAATTCTATACGAGAATAAAGAAGGATTTTGGCGGAATAACAACGGGAAGATGGGTTCCGGTACAGAACTTTCACATAACATACAGATTTATCGGAGATGTTACCAGTAAGGAGCTTGAAGATATATACTCTCTCCTGAAAAATGAGATAAACTATCCACGGACTGTCAGTCTTAATCTTAAAGGGGTTGGAGCTTTCCCAAATATTAGTAATCCAAGGGTCTTTTTTATAAAAGTTGAGGACAGTAATGGAGATCTTGTTGAGATAAACAACTTTATACAGGACAGACTTTCAGTTCTAGGTTACAAAAAAGAGATCAAACCGTTTGTTCCACATATTACACTCAAAAGGCTTAAGGGTGTAAAAAGGGAAGATTTTGTTGAAAAAGTGAAGAAGTATGAGGATATTCTTTTTGATACTCAGGAAAGTCTTGAGGTAAATATTATTGAAAGTATACTCACACCTCAGGGGGCTGTTTATAAGAAAATACTGCTGTGA
- the thiC gene encoding phosphomethylpyrimidine synthase ThiC gives MGKYKVPRSTTYGKTQMDYAREGIITPEMEYVAKREDLPVELVRSEVARGRMIIPANIHHYSLEPMAIGIEAKCKVNANIGNSAVVSDVEGELEKLRVALKYGADTVMDLSTGGNVNEIREAIIRESPVPVGTVPIYQALQEVRTIEQLTEQDILDIIELQAQQGVDYMTIHAGVLKEFLPLVNHRLMGIVSRGGSIMAEWMTVHGKQNPLYTHFDKICEIFKKYDVTFSLGDGLRPGCINDASDEAQFAELKVLGELTKKAWEHGVQVMIEGPGHVPMDQIELNIKKEMELCHEAPFYVLGPLVTDIAPGYDHIASAIGAAMAGWYGASMLCYVTPKEHLGLPNAEDVKQGLIAYKIAAHAADLARHRKGAKEWDDAMSKARYEFDWEKQFELAIDPETARKYHDETLPQEGYKSAKFCSMCGPSFCAYRISQNVQEAVSQSPDFAQIDTKEEN, from the coding sequence ATGGGTAAATATAAAGTCCCAAGGAGCACCACATACGGAAAAACCCAGATGGATTATGCCAGGGAAGGTATAATCACACCTGAGATGGAGTATGTTGCAAAAAGGGAAGATCTTCCTGTTGAGCTTGTCAGATCGGAGGTTGCCAGAGGGAGAATGATAATCCCGGCTAACATACATCACTACTCACTTGAACCTATGGCTATCGGTATTGAGGCAAAATGTAAAGTTAATGCTAATATAGGAAACTCTGCTGTTGTTTCCGATGTTGAAGGTGAGCTTGAGAAGTTAAGAGTAGCTCTTAAATATGGAGCAGATACAGTTATGGATCTTTCAACAGGTGGAAATGTAAACGAGATAAGGGAGGCTATAATAAGGGAATCTCCTGTTCCTGTAGGAACAGTTCCTATATATCAGGCTCTTCAGGAGGTCAGAACTATAGAACAGCTTACAGAACAGGATATCCTTGATATTATTGAGCTTCAGGCACAGCAGGGTGTTGATTATATGACAATTCACGCAGGTGTCTTAAAGGAGTTTTTACCGCTGGTTAATCACAGATTGATGGGTATCGTTTCACGTGGCGGATCAATAATGGCTGAATGGATGACAGTTCATGGAAAACAGAATCCTCTATACACACATTTTGATAAGATATGTGAGATATTCAAAAAGTACGATGTAACATTCTCACTTGGAGATGGTCTCAGACCTGGCTGTATAAATGATGCTTCAGATGAGGCTCAGTTCGCAGAGCTTAAGGTTTTAGGTGAACTTACAAAGAAAGCTTGGGAACACGGTGTTCAGGTTATGATAGAAGGTCCAGGTCACGTTCCAATGGATCAGATCGAGCTTAATATAAAGAAAGAGATGGAGTTATGTCATGAAGCTCCATTTTATGTTCTTGGACCTCTCGTTACAGATATAGCACCCGGTTATGACCATATAGCATCAGCTATAGGAGCTGCGATGGCAGGATGGTATGGGGCATCAATGCTCTGTTATGTAACACCTAAGGAACATTTAGGACTTCCAAATGCAGAGGATGTTAAGCAGGGGCTGATAGCTTATAAGATAGCAGCTCACGCAGCTGATCTTGCCAGACACAGGAAAGGTGCAAAAGAGTGGGATGATGCTATGTCAAAGGCAAGATACGAGTTTGACTGGGAGAAACAGTTTGAGCTTGCTATAGATCCTGAAACAGCAAGAAAGTACCATGATGAAACACTGCCACAGGAAGGATACAAATCAGCCAAATTCTGTTCAATGTGTGGACCTTCATTCTGTGCATACAGAATATCCCAGAATGTTCAGGAGGCTGTAAGCCAGAGTCCTGATTTTGCACAGATAGATACTAAAGAAGAAAATTAA
- a CDS encoding two-component system sensor histidine kinase NtrB: MEKIENILESIEDPIVVTDFKGEIIYLNQSAQQLKAQIGKRHFYELINYPLTLKHVKNRISVKSIFKEIEKSKFLIDAFPYGDDGVTLLIRDITRFIELEEKNKKEGWIVTISRLISNIFHDMKGPIGGIKGSAQLLKEDPSDQELIEDILYEVKRLESMINDVTLITKTIKLQKEKTNIHMLIDRAIKSLKSQYPEIEFERIYDPSLPDIELDREYMLRVLINIIRNGIEAVEGKGKITVYTGISWDKVYSPKGNKIFIRIKDSGKGVPEEIIDKLFVPFTSTKKGGMGIGLSSSYKIVKEHGGVLRYIGDATFEILLPYKE, from the coding sequence ATGGAGAAGATAGAAAACATACTTGAAAGTATTGAAGACCCAATCGTTGTAACTGATTTCAAAGGGGAGATAATTTATCTTAACCAGTCAGCTCAACAGCTAAAAGCCCAGATAGGAAAAAGACATTTTTATGAGCTTATAAATTATCCATTAACGCTTAAACATGTTAAAAACAGGATATCTGTTAAAAGTATATTCAAGGAGATAGAAAAGAGTAAGTTTTTGATAGATGCCTTTCCTTATGGAGACGATGGAGTAACCCTTCTTATAAGGGATATAACCAGATTTATTGAGCTTGAGGAGAAAAATAAGAAGGAGGGATGGATAGTAACGATCTCAAGGCTGATATCAAACATATTTCACGATATGAAAGGACCTATAGGTGGTATAAAAGGTTCTGCACAGCTTTTAAAAGAAGACCCATCAGATCAGGAGCTTATAGAGGATATACTCTACGAGGTTAAAAGACTTGAAAGTATGATAAATGATGTAACATTAATAACAAAAACTATTAAACTACAGAAGGAAAAAACTAATATTCATATGCTTATAGACAGAGCCATAAAATCTCTTAAGTCCCAGTATCCGGAGATTGAGTTTGAAAGGATATACGACCCGAGCTTACCTGATATTGAACTTGACAGGGAGTATATGCTGAGAGTTCTGATAAATATAATCAGAAATGGTATAGAGGCTGTTGAAGGAAAAGGAAAAATAACAGTTTACACAGGTATCTCTTGGGACAAGGTTTACTCACCAAAGGGAAACAAGATATTTATAAGAATAAAGGACAGCGGGAAGGGAGTTCCTGAAGAGATCATTGATAAGCTTTTTGTTCCTTTTACATCTACAAAAAAAGGAGGAATGGGTATAGGACTTTCCTCTTCATACAAGATAGTTAAAGAGCATGGAGGTGTTCTCAGATACATAGGGGATGCTACATTTGAAATACTACTTCCCTACAAGGAGTAA